From Dermochelys coriacea isolate rDerCor1 chromosome 9, rDerCor1.pri.v4, whole genome shotgun sequence, one genomic window encodes:
- the TNK2 gene encoding activated CDC42 kinase 1 isoform X9, with the protein MESDEGTDWLLELLTEVQLQQYFLRIRDDLNVTRLSHFEYVKNEDLEKIGMGRPGQRRLWEAVKRRKAICKRKSWMSKVFSGKRPEAEFPLQPQPPFPKLSSPSPAEEGQQALTCLISERDLMLFEKLGDGSFGVVRRGEWGTPTGKTLTVAVKCLKTDVLSQPEALDDFIREVNAMHSLDHCNLIRLYGVVLSPPMKMVTELAPLGSLLDRLRKNQGHFLISTLCQYAIQIAKGMAYLESKRFIHRDLAARNILLASNNLVKIGDFGLMRALPKNDDHYVMQEHRKVPFAWCAPESLKTRTFSHASDTWMFGVTLWEMFTYGQEPWVGLSGSQILHKIDKEGERLPRPEDCPQDIYNVMLQCWAHKPEDRPTFVALRDFLLEAQPTDMRALQDVEEPEKLHIQMNDVITVIEGRAENYWWRGQNKRTLKVGQFPRNTVTSVAGLSAHDISQPLKNSFIHTGHGDTNSQHCWGFPDKIDELYLGNPMDPPDVLGVDLNAARPTQLPGRAKREPPPRPPQPAILLSKPSYDPVSGEDDSLSTGLKRLCLRKPGPPKGLKLVKPSAWVSGTKVGERQPSRAKGGGTSCGEAPLIDFGDEPPPTAPSPVGELGAPSLARLAMEAFSLLDKTPPQSPTQALPRPLHPTPVVDWDARPLPPPPAYDDVAQDETDFEVCSINSVEGLAGRPAWAEDEKAAGEWGSAPLEDNLFLPPHGAKQPSLAQTTEIFQELQQECMKRLHVPQGPGEDKPQIPPRVPIPPRPLRRNEPGRWSGELSPASGGEEDRPPQIPPRDPLSQPTSRTPSPMALQVGSPQQRASLCSPLALAACLSTSPGKAMPTTQSFASDPKYATPKVILAQDKDSARGPCILPIVKDGRKVSNTHYYLLPERPAYLHKYEKFFKEAQSPEEPAPRVVSTATVRPRVQQSNCSANNSNPGPRGALRASCSVQTIIYDSSDGCRAAEKVQLVQEMVHGVTTEECQAALQNHGWSVQRAIQYLKVEQLFCVGLKTRGECHRVLEMFDWNLEQASCHLLDPTSAARQKW; encoded by the exons ATGGAGTCAGACGAGGGCACAGACTGGCTCCTGGAGCTCCTGACcgaggtgcagctgcagcagtacttCCTGCGCATCCGCGATGACCTCAACGTCACCCGCCTCTCGCACTTCGAGTACGTCAAAAATGAGGATCTGGAGAAGATCGGCATGGGGCGGCCTG GCCAGCGGCGGCTGTGGGAAGCCGTGAAGCGCAGGAAAGCCATATGCAAGCGCAAGTCGTGGATGAGCAAG gtGTTCAGCGGGAAACGCCCCGAGGCAGAGTtcccactccagccccagccccccttccccaagctctCCAGCCCGTCGCCCGCCGAGGAGGGACAGCAGGCCCTGACCTGCCTAATCAGCGAGAGGGACCTGATGCTCTTCGAGAAGCTGGGCGACGGCTCCTTTGGCGTGGTGCGGCGCGGCGAGTGGGGCACGCCCACTGGCAAGACG CTCACCGTGGCTGTGAAGTGTCTCAAGACGGATGTGCTGAGCCAGCCGGAGGCGCTGGACGACTTCATCCGGGAGGTGAATGCCATGCACTCTCTGGACCACTGCAACCTGATCCGGCTCTACGGCGTGGTGCTCTCGCCCCCCATGAAGATG GTGACGGAGCTGGCCCCGCTGGGCTCCCTGCTGGACCGGCTACGGAAGAACCAGGGCCATTTCCTCATCTCCACACTGTGCCAGTACGCCATCCAGATTGCCAAGGGCATGGCCTACCTGGAGTCCAAGCGCTTCATCCACCGCGACCTGGCTGCCCGCAACATCCTGCTGGCCTCCAACAACCTGGTCAAGATCGGCGACTTTGGGCTCATGCGGGCGCTGCCCAAGAACGACGACCACTATGTCATGCAGGAGCACCGCAAGGTGCCCTTCGCCTG GTGTGCCCCGGAGAGCCTGAAGACGCGCACCTTCTCGCACGCCAGCGACACCTGGATGTTCGGGGTTACCCTCTGGGAAATGTTCACCTACGGGCAGGAGCCATGGGTCGGCCTCAGCGGCAGCCAG ATCCTCCACAAGATTGACAAGGAGGGCGAGCGGCTGCCGCGGCCCGAGGACTGCCCTCAGGACATCTACAATGTCATGCTGCAATGCTGGGCGCACAAGCCCGAGGACCGGCCCACCTTCGTGGCCCTGCGCGACTTCTTGCTGGAG GCCCAGCCCACGGACATGAGGGCCCTGCAGGACGTGGAAGAGCCGGAGAAGCTGCACATCCAGATGAACGACGTCATCACAGTCATCGAGGGCAG GGCTGAGAATTATTGGTGGCGGGGTCAGAATAAGAGGACCCTTAAAGTGGGGCAGTTCCCCCGAAACACAGTGACCTCCGTGGCAGGGCTGTCGGCCCACGACATCAGCCAGCCGCTAAAAAACAGCTTCATCCACACTGGCCATGGAGACACCAACTCCCAGCACTGCTGGGGCTTCCCCGATAAGATCGATGA GCTGTACCTGGGAAACCCCATGGACCCTCCCGATGTGCTAGGCGTGGACCTGAACGCAGCCAGACCCACCCAGCTCCCGGGCCGGGCGAAAA GGGAGCCACCACCTCGGCCACCACAGCCGGCCATTCTCCTTTCGA AGCCCTCGTACGACCCCGTCAGCGGGGAGGACGACTCCCTCTCCACGGGCCTCAAGCGGCTGTGCCTGAGGAAGCCGGGCCCCCCGAAGGGGCTGAAGCTGGTGAAGCCTTCAGCCTGGGTGTCGGGCACCAAGGTGGGCGAGCGGCAGCCGAGCCGGGCCAAGGGCGGGGGCACCTCCTGTGGCGAGGCGCCCCTGATCGACTTTGGGGACgagcctccccccaccgccccctcgCCAGTCGGGGAGCTGGGCGCCCCCTCCCTCGCCAGGCTGGCCATGGAGGCTTTCTCCCTGCTGGACAAGACGCCCCCCCAGAGCCCCACACAAGCACTGCCCcggcccctccaccccaccccggtGGTGGACTGGGACGCACGGCCCCTGCCCCCGCCGCCGGCCTATGACGACGTGGCCCAGGACGAGACCGACTTCGAGGTGTGCTCCATAAACAGCGTggaggggctggcggggcggCCGGCCTGGGCCGAGGACGAGAAGGCAGCGGGGGAGTGGGGCTCGGCGCCGCTGGAGGACAACCTCTTCCTGCCGCCCCACGGGGCCAAGCAGCCGAGCCTGGCGCAGACTACCGAGatcttccaggagctgcagcaggaatGCATGAAGCGGCTGCACGTGCCCCAGGGCCCCGGCGAGGACAAGCCGCAGATCCCGCCCCGCGTGCCCATCCCGCCCCGGCCCCTGCGGAGGAACGAGCCCGGCCGCTGGTCGGGGGAGCTGTCCCCGGCCTCGGGGGGTGAGGAAGACCGGCCGCCCCAGATCCCGCCCCGCGACCCCTTGTCCCAGCCCACCTCCAGGACTCCCAGCCCCATGGCACTGCAGGTGGGCTCCCCGCAGCAAAGGGCCAGCCTCTGCTCCCCCTTGGCCCTGGCTGCCTGCCTCTCCACCTCCCCGGGCAAGGCCATGCCCACCACGCAGAGCTTCGCCTCCGACCCCAAGTACGCCACGCCCAAGGTCATCCTGGCGCAGGACAAGGACAGCGCCAGGGGCCCCTGCATCCTGCCCATTGTCAAGGACGGCCGGAAGGTGAGCAACACCCACTACTACCTGCTGCCCGAGCGCCCAGCCTACCTGCACAAGTACGAGAAGTTCTTCAaggaagcccagagccctgaggaGCCGGCGCCCCGCGTGGTCAGCACCGCCACCGTCCGGCCCAGGGTGCAGCAGTCCAACTGCTCGGCCAACAACAGCAACCCCGGCCCCCGGGGGGCGCTCAGGGCCTCCTGCAGCGTCCAGACCATCATCTACGACAGCAGCGATGGCTGCCGGGCCGCCGAGAAAGTGCAGCTG GTGCAAGAGATGGTGCACGGCGTGACCACCGAGGAGTGCCAGGCCGCCCTGCAGAACCATGGCTGGAGCGTCCAGCGGGCCATCCAGTATCTGAAG
- the TNK2 gene encoding activated CDC42 kinase 1 isoform X11 — MESDEGTDWLLELLTEVQLQQYFLRIRDDLNVTRLSHFEYVKNEDLEKIGMGRPGQRRLWEAVKRRKAICKRKSWMSKVFSGKRPEAEFPLQPQPPFPKLSSPSPAEEGQQALTCLISERDLMLFEKLGDGSFGVVRRGEWGTPTGKTLTVAVKCLKTDVLSQPEALDDFIREVNAMHSLDHCNLIRLYGVVLSPPMKMVTELAPLGSLLDRLRKNQGHFLISTLCQYAIQIAKGMAYLESKRFIHRDLAARNILLASNNLVKIGDFGLMRALPKNDDHYVMQEHRKVPFAWCAPESLKTRTFSHASDTWMFGVTLWEMFTYGQEPWVGLSGSQILHKIDKEGERLPRPEDCPQDIYNVMLQCWAHKPEDRPTFVALRDFLLEAQPTDMRALQDVEEPEKLHIQMNDVITVIEGRAENYWWRGQNKRTLKVGQFPRNTVTSVAGLSAHDISQPLKNSFIHTGHGDTNSQHCWGFPDKIDELYLGNPMDPPDVLGVDLNAARPTQLPGRAKKPSYDPVSGEDDSLSTGLKRLCLRKPGPPKGLKLVKPSAWVSGTKVGERQPSRAKGGGTSCGEAPLIDFGDEPPPTAPSPVGELGAPSLARLAMEAFSLLDKTPPQSPTQALPRPLHPTPVVDWDARPLPPPPAYDDVAQDETDFEVCSINSVEGLAGRPAWAEDEKAAGEWGSAPLEDNLFLPPHGAKQPSLAQTTEIFQELQQECMKRLHVPQGPGEDKPQIPPRVPIPPRPLRRNEPGRWSGELSPASGGEEDRPPQIPPRDPLSQPTSRTPSPMALQVGSPQQRASLCSPLALAACLSTSPGKAMPTTQSFASDPKYATPKVILAQDKDSARGPCILPIVKDGRKVSNTHYYLLPERPAYLHKYEKFFKEAQSPEEPAPRVVSTATVRPRVQQSNCSANNSNPGPRGALRASCSVQTIIYDSSDGCRAAEKVQLVQEMVHGVTTEECQAALQNHGWSVQRAIQYLKVEQLFCVGLKTRGECHRVLEMFDWNLEQASCHLLDPTSAARQKW, encoded by the exons ATGGAGTCAGACGAGGGCACAGACTGGCTCCTGGAGCTCCTGACcgaggtgcagctgcagcagtacttCCTGCGCATCCGCGATGACCTCAACGTCACCCGCCTCTCGCACTTCGAGTACGTCAAAAATGAGGATCTGGAGAAGATCGGCATGGGGCGGCCTG GCCAGCGGCGGCTGTGGGAAGCCGTGAAGCGCAGGAAAGCCATATGCAAGCGCAAGTCGTGGATGAGCAAG gtGTTCAGCGGGAAACGCCCCGAGGCAGAGTtcccactccagccccagccccccttccccaagctctCCAGCCCGTCGCCCGCCGAGGAGGGACAGCAGGCCCTGACCTGCCTAATCAGCGAGAGGGACCTGATGCTCTTCGAGAAGCTGGGCGACGGCTCCTTTGGCGTGGTGCGGCGCGGCGAGTGGGGCACGCCCACTGGCAAGACG CTCACCGTGGCTGTGAAGTGTCTCAAGACGGATGTGCTGAGCCAGCCGGAGGCGCTGGACGACTTCATCCGGGAGGTGAATGCCATGCACTCTCTGGACCACTGCAACCTGATCCGGCTCTACGGCGTGGTGCTCTCGCCCCCCATGAAGATG GTGACGGAGCTGGCCCCGCTGGGCTCCCTGCTGGACCGGCTACGGAAGAACCAGGGCCATTTCCTCATCTCCACACTGTGCCAGTACGCCATCCAGATTGCCAAGGGCATGGCCTACCTGGAGTCCAAGCGCTTCATCCACCGCGACCTGGCTGCCCGCAACATCCTGCTGGCCTCCAACAACCTGGTCAAGATCGGCGACTTTGGGCTCATGCGGGCGCTGCCCAAGAACGACGACCACTATGTCATGCAGGAGCACCGCAAGGTGCCCTTCGCCTG GTGTGCCCCGGAGAGCCTGAAGACGCGCACCTTCTCGCACGCCAGCGACACCTGGATGTTCGGGGTTACCCTCTGGGAAATGTTCACCTACGGGCAGGAGCCATGGGTCGGCCTCAGCGGCAGCCAG ATCCTCCACAAGATTGACAAGGAGGGCGAGCGGCTGCCGCGGCCCGAGGACTGCCCTCAGGACATCTACAATGTCATGCTGCAATGCTGGGCGCACAAGCCCGAGGACCGGCCCACCTTCGTGGCCCTGCGCGACTTCTTGCTGGAG GCCCAGCCCACGGACATGAGGGCCCTGCAGGACGTGGAAGAGCCGGAGAAGCTGCACATCCAGATGAACGACGTCATCACAGTCATCGAGGGCAG GGCTGAGAATTATTGGTGGCGGGGTCAGAATAAGAGGACCCTTAAAGTGGGGCAGTTCCCCCGAAACACAGTGACCTCCGTGGCAGGGCTGTCGGCCCACGACATCAGCCAGCCGCTAAAAAACAGCTTCATCCACACTGGCCATGGAGACACCAACTCCCAGCACTGCTGGGGCTTCCCCGATAAGATCGATGA GCTGTACCTGGGAAACCCCATGGACCCTCCCGATGTGCTAGGCGTGGACCTGAACGCAGCCAGACCCACCCAGCTCCCGGGCCGGGCGAAAA AGCCCTCGTACGACCCCGTCAGCGGGGAGGACGACTCCCTCTCCACGGGCCTCAAGCGGCTGTGCCTGAGGAAGCCGGGCCCCCCGAAGGGGCTGAAGCTGGTGAAGCCTTCAGCCTGGGTGTCGGGCACCAAGGTGGGCGAGCGGCAGCCGAGCCGGGCCAAGGGCGGGGGCACCTCCTGTGGCGAGGCGCCCCTGATCGACTTTGGGGACgagcctccccccaccgccccctcgCCAGTCGGGGAGCTGGGCGCCCCCTCCCTCGCCAGGCTGGCCATGGAGGCTTTCTCCCTGCTGGACAAGACGCCCCCCCAGAGCCCCACACAAGCACTGCCCcggcccctccaccccaccccggtGGTGGACTGGGACGCACGGCCCCTGCCCCCGCCGCCGGCCTATGACGACGTGGCCCAGGACGAGACCGACTTCGAGGTGTGCTCCATAAACAGCGTggaggggctggcggggcggCCGGCCTGGGCCGAGGACGAGAAGGCAGCGGGGGAGTGGGGCTCGGCGCCGCTGGAGGACAACCTCTTCCTGCCGCCCCACGGGGCCAAGCAGCCGAGCCTGGCGCAGACTACCGAGatcttccaggagctgcagcaggaatGCATGAAGCGGCTGCACGTGCCCCAGGGCCCCGGCGAGGACAAGCCGCAGATCCCGCCCCGCGTGCCCATCCCGCCCCGGCCCCTGCGGAGGAACGAGCCCGGCCGCTGGTCGGGGGAGCTGTCCCCGGCCTCGGGGGGTGAGGAAGACCGGCCGCCCCAGATCCCGCCCCGCGACCCCTTGTCCCAGCCCACCTCCAGGACTCCCAGCCCCATGGCACTGCAGGTGGGCTCCCCGCAGCAAAGGGCCAGCCTCTGCTCCCCCTTGGCCCTGGCTGCCTGCCTCTCCACCTCCCCGGGCAAGGCCATGCCCACCACGCAGAGCTTCGCCTCCGACCCCAAGTACGCCACGCCCAAGGTCATCCTGGCGCAGGACAAGGACAGCGCCAGGGGCCCCTGCATCCTGCCCATTGTCAAGGACGGCCGGAAGGTGAGCAACACCCACTACTACCTGCTGCCCGAGCGCCCAGCCTACCTGCACAAGTACGAGAAGTTCTTCAaggaagcccagagccctgaggaGCCGGCGCCCCGCGTGGTCAGCACCGCCACCGTCCGGCCCAGGGTGCAGCAGTCCAACTGCTCGGCCAACAACAGCAACCCCGGCCCCCGGGGGGCGCTCAGGGCCTCCTGCAGCGTCCAGACCATCATCTACGACAGCAGCGATGGCTGCCGGGCCGCCGAGAAAGTGCAGCTG GTGCAAGAGATGGTGCACGGCGTGACCACCGAGGAGTGCCAGGCCGCCCTGCAGAACCATGGCTGGAGCGTCCAGCGGGCCATCCAGTATCTGAAG